A single window of Salvia splendens isolate huo1 chromosome 8, SspV2, whole genome shotgun sequence DNA harbors:
- the LOC121745777 gene encoding uncharacterized protein LOC121745777, translated as MGECMVREVVEWIYQVNTGRDEQFSVNLREQTCSCRRWMLARLSCPQAIAAIETISENVDSFVSNIYSKATFQQIYAPIIYPVLGPQLWKRTKYPDIVLPEITKLPGHPKGARQKTVEEARQMTRAKARAARIVKLSKSDIEKIMEKFRKPGDDDV; from the exons ATGGGAGAATGTATGGTAAGGGAGGTTGTCGAGTGGATCTATCAAGTTAATACAGGTCGAGATGAGCAGTTTTCGGTTAATTTGAGGGAACAAACGTGCAGCTGCAGGAGATGGATGTTGGCGAGGTTATCCTGTCCACAAGCGATTGCTGCTATAGAGACGATATCAGAGAACGTGGATAGTTTCGTCTCCAATATATACTCCAAGGCAACGTTCCAACAGATCTACGCCCCCATCATCTACCCGGTGCTGGGTCCGCAGCTATGGAAGAGGACCAAGTATCCTGATATTGTGCTACCCGAGATAACCAAACTGCCTGGACATCCCAAGGGTGCTAGACAGAAAACCGTTGAAGAGGCAAGACAAATGACAAGAGCGAAGGCTCGGGCAGCCCGCATAGT GAAGCTATCCAAGTCGGACATTGAGAAGATAATGGAGAAATTTAGGAAACCGGGCGACGACGATGTCTGA